Proteins from a single region of Punica granatum isolate Tunisia-2019 chromosome 8, ASM765513v2, whole genome shotgun sequence:
- the LOC116188510 gene encoding probable sugar phosphate/phosphate translocator At3g11320 translates to MKPTSKLFTFVLVSCWYSSNIGVLLLNKYLLSNYGFKYPIFLTMCHMSACSLLSYFAIAWLRLVPLQHVRSRLQLLKIAALSLVFCVSVVFGNISLRFLPVSFNQAVGATTPFFTAIFAYLITFKREAWLTYVTLIPVVTGVIIASGGEPSFHLFGFIMCISATAARALKSVLQGILLSSEGEKLNSMNLLLYMAPMAVLFLLPATLIMEENVVGITLALAREDVKIVWYLLFNSSLAYFVNLTNFLVTKHTSALTLQVLGNAKGAVAVVVSILIFRNPVSVTGMLGYSLTVIGVVLYSEAKKRSK, encoded by the exons ATGAAGCCCACAAGCAAGCTGTTCACCTTCGTGCTCGTTTCGTGCTGGTACTCGTCGAACATCGGGGTGCTGCTCCTGAACAAGTACCTCCTCAGCAACTATGGCTTCAAGTACCCAATCTTCCTCACAATGTGCCACATGTCCGCCTGCTCCCTCCTCTCCTACTTCGCCATCGCCTGGCTCCGCCTCGTCCCGCTCCAGCACGTCCGCTCCCGCCTTCAGCTCCTCAAGATCGCCGCCCTCAGCCTCGTCTTCTGCGTCTCCGTCGTCTTCGGCAACATCTCCCTGCGCTTCCTCCCCGTCTCCTTCAACCAGGCCGTCGGGGCCACCACTCCTTTCTTCACCGCCATCTTCGCCTACCTCATTACCTTCAAGAGGGAGGCTTGGCTCACCTACGTCACGCTGATTCCCGTCGTCACCGGGGTCATCATTGCAAGCGGG GGTGAACCAAGTTTCCATCTCTTTGGCTTCATAATGTGCATTTCGGCTACAGCTGCTAGAGCCCTTAAGTCTGTGCTACAAGGCATCTTGCTTTCCTCTGAGGG GGAGAAGCTGAACTCGATGAACCTTCTTCTCTACATGGCTCCAATGGCTGTTCTATTCTTACTACCGGCTACTCTTATTATGGAAGAGAATGTAGTTGGCATCACTCTTGCTCTTGCGAGAGAAGATGTAAAGATCGTGTGGTACCTTCTATTCAATTCATCGCTTGCCTATTTCGTGAACTTGACTAACTTCTTGGTCACGAAGCACACTAGCGCTTTAACTCTTCAG GTTCTAGGAAACGCTAAGGGGGCTGTGGCAGTGGTAGTCTCGATCTTGATCTTTAGGAATCCTGTCTCCGTGACGGGAATGCTCGGTTACTCGTTAACTGTAATAGGAGTAGTCCTTTACAGCGAGgccaagaaaagaagcaaatGA
- the LOC116188509 gene encoding proliferating cell nuclear antigen-like has protein sequence MLELRLVQGSLLKKLLEAIKDLVTDANFDCSATGFSLQAMDSSHVALVSLLLRSEAFEHYRCDRNISMGLNLSNMAKVLRCSGPDDIITLKADDGGDSLTFMFESPNQDKIADFEMKLMDIDSEHLGIPDTEYQAIVRMPSAEFARICKDLSGIGDTIAISVTKEGVKFSTRGDIGSANIVCRQNTSVDKPEDATIIEMEEPVTLTFALRYINSFTKATPLSNQVTLSLSSDLPVVVEYKIAEMGYIRFYLAPKIDEEELENMATSEARPNVETRPKAGPKPKSETETKPKKEAKPETEVIPVEEANSPEEVKPKEEAQTVVEVMDAE, from the exons ATGTTAGAGCTGAGGCTGGTGCAGGGGAGCCTCCTGAAGAAGCTCCTGGAGGCGATCAAGGACCTGGTCACCGACGCCAACTTCGACTGCTCCGCCACGGGCTTCTCCCTCCAGGCCATGGACTCCAGCCACGTCGCTCTTGTGTCCCTTCTCCTCCGCTCCGAGGCCTTCGAGCACTACCGTTGCGACCGCAACATCTCCATGGGGCTGAACCTCTCCAACATGGCCAAGGTGCTCCGGTGCTCTGGCCCTGACGACATTATCACCCTCAAGGCCGACGACGGCGGCGACTCCCTCACCTTCATGTTCGAGAGCCCTA ATCAGGACAAGATCGCCGATTTTGAAATGAAGCTGATGGACATCGACAGCGAGCATCTCGGGATACCGGACACGGAATATCAAGCTATCGTGAGGATGCCTTCTGCTGAGTTTGCCAGGATCTGCAAGGACCTTAGCGGCATCGGCGACACTA TTGCAATATCAGTGACAAAGGAGGGTGTGAAGTTCTCGACCAGAGGCGACATCGGCAGTGCCAACATTGTTTGCAGGCAGAACACTTCAGTCGATAAG CCTGAAGATGCTACTATCATAGAAATGGAGGAGCCCGTCACTCTGACCTTCGCTCTTAGGTACATAAACTCATTTACAAAGGCCACTCCCCTGTCAAACCAAGTGACCCTCAGCCTGTCCTCGGACTTACCGGTGGTTGTGGAGTACAAGATTGCAGAGATGGGCTACATAAGGTTCTATTTGGCTCCGAAGATAGATGAAGAAGAGCTGGAGAATATGGCCACCTCCGAGGCAAGGCCCAATGTGGAGACCAGACCGAAGGCGGGGCCTAAGCCTAAGTCAGAAACTGAAACTAAGCCTAAAAAGGAGGCAAAGCCTGAGACTGAAGTCATCCCAGTCGAGGAAGCCAATTCTCCTGAGGAAGTGAAGCCCAAGGAGGAAGCTCAAACCGTAGTCGAAGTAATGGATGCAGAGTAG